A genomic region of Nymphaea colorata isolate Beijing-Zhang1983 chromosome 2, ASM883128v2, whole genome shotgun sequence contains the following coding sequences:
- the LOC116248628 gene encoding probable glycosyltransferase At5g03795 isoform X2 has product MPESLRSFYSLPASLALLSSAFILCYILLTSDFHHRHLPDNSLILEKTAEYLRVNHRESPLPLGSPLNATKQTVLAPSVPLLGFDGSNKQPVAAMEWIVKHKLQKSTKGNDIGNNVFHNKKLFLEDYMEMKERFRIYVYPHKEDDPFANVLLPVKFEPYGNYASESYFKKLLTRSHFITKDPAEADLFFLPFSIARLRHDPRVDVQGIPDFVRSYISYIRRSYPYWNRTDGTDHFYVACHSTGRSAMEKADVSLPQIWPRHGNLPQTTSLQRKRLAFFAGAINSPVRQKLIQEWGNDTEVAVHSGRISSSYADALLQSKFCLHVKGFEVNTARIADAIFHGCVPLLISNHYDLPFADILEWRSFSMIVTTLDIPLLKEVLHEVSPDEYERLQRNVCRVRKHFQWHAEPVDYDAFYMVMYELWLRRSVTRVV; this is encoded by the exons ATGCCCGAATCTTTGAGAAGCTTTTATTCGTTACCCGCGAGCTTGGCTCTGCTATCTTCTGCCTTCATTCTCTGCTACATCTTACTCACATCTGATTTCCACCACCGCCATCTTCCCGACAATTCTCTAATTCTCGAAAAAACAGCTGAGTATTTGAGAGTTAACCACCGTGAGAGCCCATTGCCTCTTGGAAGCCCTCTGAATGCGACGAAGCAGACAGTGCTCGCCCCTTCTGTGCCATTGCTGGGCTTTGACGGCAGCAATAAGCAACCAGTGGCCGCGATGGAATGGATTGTTAAGCACAAACTTCAGAAAAGCACAAAAG GAAATGACATAGGTAACAATGTCTTCCACAACAAAAAGTTATTTCTGGAAGATTatatggaaatgaaagaaagatttAGAATTTACGTTTATCCCCATAAGGAGGATGATCCCTTCGCCAATGTACTTTTGCCCGTGAAGTTCGAACCCTATGGAAATTATGCCAGTGAAAGCTATTTTAAGAAGCTTCTGACGCGGAGCCATTTTATAACAAAGGATCCTGCTGAGGCAGACCTTTTCTTCTTACCATTTTCGATTGCAAGGTTGAGGCATGATCCTAGAGTAGATGTCCAGGGAATTCCAGATTTTGTCAGGAGTTACATCTCCTACATCAGACGGTCATATCCTTACTGGAACAGAACTGATGGTACTGACCACTTTTATGTGGCTTGTCATTCTACTGGAAGATCGGCTATGGAGAAAGCAG ATGTGTCCCTGCCACAAATTTGGCCAAGACATGGAAATCTTCCTCAGACCACTTCATTGCAGAG AAAAAGACTGGCTTTCTTTGCTGGTGCGATCAATTCTCCAGTTCGTCAAAAGCTTATCCAGGAATGGGGAAATGACACTGAAGTAGCAGTCCACTCTGGTCGAATCAGTTCATCTTACGCAGACGCATTGCTGCAGAGCAAATTCTGCTTGCACGTCAAGGGGTTTGAAGTAAACACTGCAAGAATTGCGGATGCAATCTTTCATGGGTGTGTGCCTTTGCTCATTTCTAATCACTATGATCTTCCATTTGCTGACATTCTCGAGTGGAGAAGCTTCTCTATGATTGTCACGACATTAGACATCCCATTGTTGAAAGAAGTTCTGCACGAAGTAAGTCCTGATGAGTACGAGAGGTTGCAGAGGAATGTATGTAGAGTTCGAAAGCATTTTCAATGGCATGCGGAACCTGTTGATTATGACGCTTTTTACATGGTCATGTATGAATTATGGCTACGAAGAAGTGTCACTAGAGTTGTTTGA
- the LOC116248628 gene encoding probable glycosyltransferase At5g03795 isoform X1 → MPESLRSFYSLPASLALLSSAFILCYILLTSDFHHRHLPDNSLILEKTAEYLRVNHRESPLPLGSPLNATKQTVLAPSVPLLGFDGSNKQPVAAMEWIVKHKLQKSTKGNDIGNNVFHNKKLFLEDYMEMKERFRIYVYPHKEDDPFANVLLPVKFEPYGNYASESYFKKLLTRSHFITKDPAEADLFFLPFSIARLRHDPRVDVQGIPDFVRSYISYIRRSYPYWNRTDGTDHFYVACHSTGRSAMEKAGEVKFNVIQVVCSSSYYLTGYLPHKDVSLPQIWPRHGNLPQTTSLQRKRLAFFAGAINSPVRQKLIQEWGNDTEVAVHSGRISSSYADALLQSKFCLHVKGFEVNTARIADAIFHGCVPLLISNHYDLPFADILEWRSFSMIVTTLDIPLLKEVLHEVSPDEYERLQRNVCRVRKHFQWHAEPVDYDAFYMVMYELWLRRSVTRVV, encoded by the exons ATGCCCGAATCTTTGAGAAGCTTTTATTCGTTACCCGCGAGCTTGGCTCTGCTATCTTCTGCCTTCATTCTCTGCTACATCTTACTCACATCTGATTTCCACCACCGCCATCTTCCCGACAATTCTCTAATTCTCGAAAAAACAGCTGAGTATTTGAGAGTTAACCACCGTGAGAGCCCATTGCCTCTTGGAAGCCCTCTGAATGCGACGAAGCAGACAGTGCTCGCCCCTTCTGTGCCATTGCTGGGCTTTGACGGCAGCAATAAGCAACCAGTGGCCGCGATGGAATGGATTGTTAAGCACAAACTTCAGAAAAGCACAAAAG GAAATGACATAGGTAACAATGTCTTCCACAACAAAAAGTTATTTCTGGAAGATTatatggaaatgaaagaaagatttAGAATTTACGTTTATCCCCATAAGGAGGATGATCCCTTCGCCAATGTACTTTTGCCCGTGAAGTTCGAACCCTATGGAAATTATGCCAGTGAAAGCTATTTTAAGAAGCTTCTGACGCGGAGCCATTTTATAACAAAGGATCCTGCTGAGGCAGACCTTTTCTTCTTACCATTTTCGATTGCAAGGTTGAGGCATGATCCTAGAGTAGATGTCCAGGGAATTCCAGATTTTGTCAGGAGTTACATCTCCTACATCAGACGGTCATATCCTTACTGGAACAGAACTGATGGTACTGACCACTTTTATGTGGCTTGTCATTCTACTGGAAGATCGGCTATGGAGAAAGCAGGTGAAGTGAAATTCAATGTAATTCAGGTTGTATGTTCTTCAAGCTACTACCTAACTGGATATTTACCCCACAAAGATGTGTCCCTGCCACAAATTTGGCCAAGACATGGAAATCTTCCTCAGACCACTTCATTGCAGAG AAAAAGACTGGCTTTCTTTGCTGGTGCGATCAATTCTCCAGTTCGTCAAAAGCTTATCCAGGAATGGGGAAATGACACTGAAGTAGCAGTCCACTCTGGTCGAATCAGTTCATCTTACGCAGACGCATTGCTGCAGAGCAAATTCTGCTTGCACGTCAAGGGGTTTGAAGTAAACACTGCAAGAATTGCGGATGCAATCTTTCATGGGTGTGTGCCTTTGCTCATTTCTAATCACTATGATCTTCCATTTGCTGACATTCTCGAGTGGAGAAGCTTCTCTATGATTGTCACGACATTAGACATCCCATTGTTGAAAGAAGTTCTGCACGAAGTAAGTCCTGATGAGTACGAGAGGTTGCAGAGGAATGTATGTAGAGTTCGAAAGCATTTTCAATGGCATGCGGAACCTGTTGATTATGACGCTTTTTACATGGTCATGTATGAATTATGGCTACGAAGAAGTGTCACTAGAGTTGTTTGA
- the LOC116248977 gene encoding uncharacterized protein LOC116248977 has product MTNEAGPGLEGEETIDKQELHIKGKTHTTEENVDKKEKLEMEVDIKNKSVRKDGECKEKSEKKEKKHKKKDEEHDVKDKKAGQLEGEKKEVKVKSKSGECKEKVKKEEEGELEKREKKHKDKKKDGEHEGDEKKEKKKKKKVTEEHDGAEGNENQEEAKAKEEEKDRKKYKNGESEGGEKEEKKRSKKKTVEGNGAEHNKILDEHKVKKQEKAKKDKESKYKEVMHAGSTREVQENDTGEEKEAKVEEENEKKADGGTELKENRDEKDEPRKEKLKRKKVKHGSSKESHQEGKEHMKKEKEEEVQESQGKETEKEVLEDKQKKKEKDKKMKNKGSKEKDKKKKAGDAAEDGGKDKGEEKTHGSGQSVEKQGVHATEDEKNEKERKLEKRKSVRKEKTNDVGNLRKKLERIDIKIESLLSKKTEILKMIKELEDKNVTENSKNESKPHIIESKDENLSEPKAVDEPVKVEIVEKATA; this is encoded by the coding sequence ATGACAAACGAAGCTGGGCCTGGTCTTGAAGGGGAAGAAACAATAGATAAGCAAGAGCTGCACATCAAAGGTAAGACACACACAACAGAAGAGAATGTAGATAAGAAAGAGAAGTTAGAGATGGAAGTAGACATTAAGAACAAATCTGTGCGGAAGGATGGGGAGTGCAAAGAAAAGtcagaaaaaaaggagaagaaacacaagaagaaggatgaagagCACGATGTCAAAGACAAGAAAGCAGGACAGTTggaaggagagaaaaaagaggTAAAAGTTAAGAGTAAGAGTGGGGAGTGTAAGGAGAAAGttaagaaggaggaagaaggtgaactggaaaaaagagagaaaaaacacaaagataagaaaaaagatGGTGAACATGAAGGAGacgagaaaaaggagaaaaagaagaaaaagaaggtaaCGGAGGAACATGATGGAGCGGAAGgcaatgaaaatcaagaagaggCAAAGGCaaaggaagaggagaaagatAGGAAAAAGTACAAGAACGGAGAGTCtgaaggaggagaaaaggaggagaaaaagagaagtaaGAAGAAAACAGTTGAAGGCAATGGAGCAGAACACAATAAAATCCTGGATGAGCATAAGGTGAAGAAACAGGAGAAAGCAAAGAAGGATAAAGAGTCAAAGTACAAGGAAGTCATGCATGCAGGAAGCACAAGGGAAGTGCAGGAGAATGACACAGGTGAAGAAAAGGAAGCGAAggtggaagaagaaaatgagaaaaaggcaGACGGAGGTACTGAACTGAAGGAAAACAGAGATGAGAAAGACGAACCGAGAAAGGAAAAACTTAAGAGGAAGAAGGTAAAACATGGAAGCTCAAAGGAAAGCCACCAGGAAGGGAAGGAAcatatgaagaaagaaaaagaggaagaagtgcAAGAAAGTCAGGGGAAGGAAACTGAGAAGGAAGTACTGGAGGAcaagcagaagaaaaaggagaaagataagaaaatgaagaacaagggatcaaaagagaaagacaagaaaaaaaaggctggTGACGCTGCTGAGGATGGTGGgaaagacaagggagaagaaaaGACACATGGAAGTGGCCAAAGTGTGGAAAAGCAAGGGGTACATGCAACTGAAgacgagaaaaatgaaaaagaaaggaaacttgAGAAGAGGAAGTCTGTCAGAAAAGAGAAGACAAATGATGTTGGTAACTTGAGAAAGAAACTAGAAAGAATTGACATCAAGATCGAATCTTTGCTATCAAAGAAAACTGAGATATTGAAGATGATTAAGGAGCTGGAGGATAAGAATGTGactgaaaattcaaaaaatgaaagcaaaccCCATATAATAGAATCCAAGGATGAGAATCTCAGTGAACCAAAAGCAGTTGATGAGCCCGTCAAGGTGGAGATAGTGGAAAAAGCAACTGCATAG
- the LOC116247610 gene encoding uncharacterized protein LOC116247610 — protein sequence MAFLPVLVLVILASFGSTGLAGSDRYKDPTAPLNYRIKDLMRRMTLEEKIGQMTQIDRVVATPEIVKKYFIGSLLSGGGSMPLPQATPKDWIDMVNSFQKGAMSTRLQIPMIYGIDAVHGHNNVYDATLFPHNVGLGATRDPELVKRIGEATALEVRATGIPYVFAPCLAVCRDPRWGRCYESYSEDPNTVRAMTEIIPGLQGELPPSSRKGVPFVDGNHHVAACAKHYVGDGGTHNGINENNTIISRHGLLKIHMAPYYQAVKKGVATVMVSYSSWNGKKMHASRDLVTGYLKNHLKFRGFVISDWQGIDKITYPIDANYTYSVQAGILAGIDMVMVPLNYTEFIDDLTYLVKSGVIPMSRIDDAVRRILRVKFTMGLFENPFADYSLVNELGSQAHRELAREAVRKSLVLLKNGKQDEKPLLPLDKAAPKILVAGTHADNLGYQCGGWTIEWQGVSGNNVTKGTTVLSAVKSTVNPETEVVFENNPDADFVKKGGFAYAVVVVGEPPYAETAGDSKNLTILEPGPSVIQNVCGSVKCAVVIISGRPVVMEPYVSKIDALVAAWLPGTEGQGIADVLFGDYGFTGKLPRTWFRSVDQLPMNVGDKHYDPLFPIGFGLTTSPARSSSSGDNKMYTVVPFVAITLLLHVFV from the exons ATGGCGTTCTTGCCGGTGCTTGTTCTCGTCATTTTGGCGTCGTTCGGATCGACAGGCTTAGCGGGTAGTGACCGATACAAGGACCCAACGGCGCCATTGAACTATAGGATCAAAGACCTGATGAGGCGGATGACTCTGGAAGAGAAGATTGGACAGATGACACAAATCGACCGTGTTGTTGCGACTCCAGAAATTGTTAAGAAGTATTTCATAG GTAGTTTGCTGAGTGGAGGTGGAAGCATGCCTCTTCCTCAAGCTACGCCAAAGGATTGGATTGACATGGTTAATAGCTTCCAGAAAGGCGCTATGTCAACTCGTCTTCAAATCCCAATGATCTACGGCATCGATGCTGTTCATGGACATAATAACGTCTATGATGCTACACTTTTCCCTCACAATGTTGGCCTTGGAGCTACTAG GGATCCCGAGCTTGTCAAGCGGATTGGTGAAGCAACTGCTCTAGAAGTCAGGGCCACAGGCATTCCTTATGTTTTTGCGCCCTGTCTTGCA GTGTGCAGGGATCCGAGATGGGGCCGCTGCTACGAGAGCTACAGTGAGGACCCTAACACTGTTAGAGCTATGACGGAAATCATTCCTGGTTTGCAGGGAGAGTTGCCTCCTTCCTCAAGGAAGGGTGTCCCTTTTGTTGACGGAAA TCACCATGTAGCTGCCTGTGCTAAGCATTATGTTGGTGATGGCGGTACCCACAATGGAATTAATGAGAACAATACCATTATCAGCCGTCATGGCTTGCTTAAAATCCACATGGCTCCTTACTATCAAGCTGTTAAAAAAGGCGTGGCAACCGTCATGGTTTCTTACTCAAGTTGGAACGGGAAGAAAATGCATGCAAGTCGTGACTTGGTTACCGGTTACCTCAAGAATCATCTTAAGTTTAGG GGCTTTGTTATTTCAGATTGGCAGGGCATTGACAAGATCACCTACCCAATAGATGCAAACTATACATACTCGGTACAAGCTGGAATCCTGGCTGGTATTGACATG GTTATGGTTCCACTTAACTACACAGAATTCATTGATGACTTAACCTACCTGGTTAAATCTGGGGTCATCCCAATGAGCAGAATAGATGATGCAGTTCGCAGGATTTTGCGAGTCAAGTTCACCATGGGCCTGTTTGAAAATCCGTTTGCTGATTACAGTCTGGTTAATGAGCTTGGCAGCCAG GCTCATAGAGAACTTGCTAGGGAAGCAGTGAGGAAATCACTTGTCCTACTTAAGAATGGGAAACAAGATGAGAAACCCTTGCTGCCCCTGGACAAGGCGGCTCCTAAGATCCTTGTTGCTGGAACCCATGCTGACAACTTGGGCTACCAATGTGGAGGATGGACAATTGAATGGCAAGGTGTTTCTGGAAATAATGTCACTAAAG gaacaactGTTCTCAGCGCCGTGAAGTCAACAGTGAACCCCGAGACTGAAGTCGTATTCGAAAACAATCCTGATGCTGATTTTGTCAAGAAAGGTGGCTTCGCTTATGCTGTTGTGGTTGTTGGCGAGCCTCCTTATGCAGAAACAGCTGGTGATAGCAAGAACCTGACCATCCTGGAGCCTGGTCCTTCTGTTATCCAGAATGTGTGTGGGTCTGTTAAGTGCGCAGTGGTCATCATCTCAGGCAGGCCTGTAGTCATGGAGCCATACGTATCAAAAATTGATGCATTAGTCGCCGCATGGTTGCCAGGAACAGAAGGCCAAGGCATTGCAGATGTGCTTTTTGGTGACTATGGCTTTACTGGCAAGCTGCCACGGACTTGGTTCAGGAGTGTTGATCAGCTGCCAATGAATGTTGGTGACAAGCACTACGATCCACTGTTTCCGATTGGTTTTGGCCTGACGACGTCCCCAGCGAG GTCGTCTTCATCTGGTGACAACAAAATGTATACTGTGGTGCCATTCGTTGCCATCACATTGTTACTGCATGTCTTTGTTTAG